The following coding sequences are from one Triticum dicoccoides isolate Atlit2015 ecotype Zavitan chromosome 4A, WEW_v2.0, whole genome shotgun sequence window:
- the LOC119288355 gene encoding sucrose:sucrose 1-fructosyltransferase-like, producing MESHAVPSEQPAYKPLPSTANEDAHEHQGGGVRWRACAAVLAASAVVLVAATTLGRGARVDEAADEDAGGFPWSNEMLQWQRAAFHFQPEKNFMSDPNGLVYYRGWYHLFYQYNPKGIAWAFGILWGHAASRDLVHWRQLPLAVLPDQWYDIQGVLSGSITVLPNGTLIMLYTGATNVSTVEVQCVAVPEDPNDPLLRRWTKHPANPVLSSPPWISTNDFRDPTSAWYDGSDHTWRTVLGSKDDHNGHHAGIAFMYKTKDFLHYELVPGILHRVENTGEWECIDFYPVGGGDNSSQVLYVLKASMDDERHDYYSLGRYDAAANTWTPVDPEADLGIGLRYDWGKLYASSSFYDPVKRRRIMMGYVGEVDSVQADVAKGWASIQSVPRTVALDEKTRTNLLLWPVEEIETLRLNATELSDITIETGSVFHVPLRQADQLDIEASFRLDASAITALNEADIGYNCSSSGGAASRGALGPFGLIVLASSDRCGEQTAVYFYVSRGLDGALQTSFCQDESRSSRARDVTKRVVGSTVPVLDGEALSMRVLVDHSIVQSFAMGGRCTVTSRVYPMEAIYEAAGVYLFNNTTNSSVMAERLVVHEMDSAPNEIITDDKYLHFE from the exons ATGGAGTCACACGCCGTTCCTAGCGAGCAGCCCGCGTACAAGCCGCTGCCATCCACCGCCAACGAGGACGCCCATGAGCACCAGGGCGGCGGCGTGAGGTGGCGCGCGTGCGCTGCCGTGCTGGCGGCCTCGGCCGTGGTGCTCGTCGCCGCCACCACGCTAGGAAGAGGAGCCAGGGTGGACGAGGCGGCCGACGAGGACGCCGGCGGGTTCCCGTGGAGCAACGAGATGCTGCAGTGGCAGCGAGCCGCGTTCCATTTCCAGCCGGAGAAGAACTTCATGAGCG ATCCCAACG GTCTGGTATACTACCGTGGATGGTACCACCTGTTCTACCAGTACAACCCGAAGGGCATCGCCTGGGCCTTTGGCATTTTGTGGGGCCATGCCGCGTCCCGAGACCTCGTCCACTGGCGCCAACTCCCATTGGCTGTGCTTCCTGACCAGTGGTATGACATTCAAGGTGTCTTGTCAGGCAGCATCACTGTGCTTCCTAACGGCACGCTCATCATGCTCTACACTGGTGCCACCAATGTCTCCACCGTCGAGGTCCAGTGTGTTGCCGTGCCCGAAGACCCAAACGACCCCCTCCTCCGCCGCTGGACCAAGCACCCCGCTAACCCCGTCCTCTCCTCGCCACCGTGGATCAGCACCAACGACTTCCGAGACCCCACCTCCGCGTGGTATGATGGCTCTGATCACACATGGCGCACCGTCCTCGGGTCCAAGGATGATCACAATGGTCACCATGCCGGCATCGCCTTCATGTACAAGACTAAGGACTTCCTTCACTATGAGCTCGTCCCTGGCATCTTGCACCGCGTCGAGAACACCGGCGAGTGGGAGTGCATCGACTTCTACCCGGTCGGTGGCGGCGACAACTCATCACAAGTGTTATACGTGCTCAAGGCGAGCATGGACGACGAACGACATGACTACTACTCGCTGGGGAGGTATGACGCGGCGGCAAACACGTGGACGCCAGTGGACCCCGAGGCCGACTTGGGGATCGGGCTGAGGTACGACTGGGGCAAGCTTTATGCATCCAGCTCATTCTATGATCCGGTGAAGCGGCGGCGCATTATGATGGGTTATGTCGGTGAGGTCGACTCCGTGCAGGCCGACGTCGCCAAAGGATGGGCCTCAATCCAG TCAGTTCCAAGGACGGTGGCTCTGGATGAGAAAACCAGGACAAACCTCCTCTTATGGCCTGTGGAGGAGATCGAGACCCTTCGCCTCAATGCCACCGAACTAAGCGACATCACCATCGAAACTGGCTCTGTCTTCCATGTCCCTCTCCGCCAAGCTGATCAACTCGACATCGAGGCCTCCTTCCGCCTTGACGCTTCTGCTATCACTGCCCTCAATGAGGCCGACATCGGCTACAACTGCAGCAGCAGCGGTGGTGCTGCCTCCCGCGGTGCGCTTGGCCCCTTTGGCCTCATCGTCCTCGCATCCAGCGACCGTTGTGGTGAGCAGACGGCGGTGTACTTCTATGTGTCCAGGGGCCTCGACGGGGCCCTTCAGACCAGTTTTTGCCAAGACGAGTCACGTTCTTCACGAGCCAGGGACGTGACGAAGCGGGTGGTGGGAAGCACGGTACCAGTGCTAGATGGTGAGGCTTTGTCGATGAGGGTGCTTGTGGACCACTCCATTGTGCAGAGCTTTGCGATGGGCGGGAGGTGCACAGTGACATCACGGGTGTATCCGATGGAGGCGATCTATGAGGCGGCAGGGGTGTACCTGTTCAACAATACCACCAACAGCAGTGTGATGGCGGAAAGACTTGTCGTGCACGAGATGGACTCCGCACCCAACGAGATCATCACGGATGATAAATATTTGCATTTTGAATGA